Genomic segment of bacterium:
GCTCGCGGGCATATGATCTTGTCATAAACGGGACAGAGATCGTATCGGGTTCCATCAGAATTCATGACAGCGATCTGCAGATGCGCATGCTCGGAAAAATCGGAATATCGCCGGAGGATGCCCAGGAAAAATTCGGTCATCTCCTTCAGGCGCTCGAGTTCGGAGCTCCGCCTCATGGCGGTGCGGCTTTCGGCTTTGACCGGTTTGTCATGCTCCTGAGAGGACTGGGATCGATCAGGGAAGTCATCGCATTCCCGAAAACCAACCAGGGCATTTCGCTTATGGACAACACACCGTCCGAAGTGACGCGCGATCAGCTCATTACACTCGGATTGAGTGTACGGAAAACCTGATGTGTGCTTGACGCCCGGCCATAACTTTCACTTGACTTTCGGGCAAAAAAATATATTATGAATACTGTATGATATCATATCGTAAAACATGGTTCGAGCAATTCAAAAATCTTTTTGAATTCCCGGGGAAGACCCAGGTTTCCGGGAATTTTTTTTTGAAGGGGTGATTGAACGATTTGAGTACGGAATCCGTCGAACTTGTTTACCCGTCAAGTTCGAATTATCTTGATCTGTTCGGTTGTGGAGATTTCAATATAAAGGCTCTTGAAGACAGGTATGGTGTTCAGGTAGTCTGCCGTGATGGAGCCGTAAAAATTTCCGGCGATAAAGTAGCTGCCAAAAAGGCGGCGAAGATAATCAGTGAAATGGATGCCCTTATCGCGACGGGGACACGTTTTGACGAGCATACGTTATCTTCGGCTCTCGATTACCTTGAAAGCGGCGGCCCGGCAGGTCCGGTCGGCCTCGAAACCGTTATTCTGAATGCAAAGGGGCGGCAGATAAGGCCCCGCTCGCTCGGCCAGTGTCTGTACCTCAACGCGATGATGGAAAATGATATCGTGTTCAGCATCGGCCCTGCCGGAACGGGGAAAACATACCTGGCAGTCGCGATGGCGGTTTCGGCGCTCAAGAGCCGTTCGGTCGGCAAGATAATCCTCTGCAGACCTGCGGTCGAGGCGGGAGAGAGCCTCGGATTTCTTCCCGGTGACCTCAGGGATAAAGTGGAGCCCTATTTCCGCCCGCTCTATGATGCTCTCATCGATACGCTTGGCCCTGAAAAACTTCAGAAGCTTCAGGATCAGGATGTGGTCGAGGTCGCTCCGCTGGCTTACATGAGAGGCAGGACGCTCGCCAATGCATATATTATCCTGGACGAAGCGCAGAACACCACGAAACGTCAGATGAAGATGCTTCTCACACGGCTCGGTGTCAATTCCAGGATGGTTATAACCGGTGATGTAACACAGATCGATCTCCCGCAGAACGATCATTCCGGCCTGCTTGCTGTCGAATCTATCCTTTCCGGTATCGAGGGGGTCGCGTTTATCAGGTTGACCAGCCGTGATGTGGTGCGGCACAGGCTCGTTCAGAATATTATCAATGCCTATTCGGATCATGAGTCGAAGCAGATTCAGAAAAACAATGATGGTAAACGGGATAATCTGCCGTGAAAAAGTTTTTCTCCCGGTTTAAATCCCAGAAAATAACGATTGGTCTCGGCACCGAGATCACGCAGGATTACCGGAGCCTCATTGCCCGCATTCTGCTCGGGCTTTTTGTGATCGCCGCTTTTTCCGCATTGTATCTTTCGCTCGTATCGAAAAGCGCCGGCTGGATAGTCTATTCTCTTCCGAACCTGAAAGAGGGCGATATCTCTCCGCGCCGCGAAATTGCTCCATTTGATTTTGTGGTTCCAAAACCGCAGAAAGAGCTCGAACAGGAACAGCTCAACGCCGAATACTCGACACTCCCCGTTTTTACATTTGACAGGACTGTTCCTCAGACGGTGAATGAGGAAATCGATTCGCTTTTCAAGGCAGTGGAAGAACGGGTACAACGCCACACCGATTCCTTTGTCGGGAATGAGTCGCAGAAAATGTTCGGGAGGATTGAGTATTCCTACATTGATTCGCTCGCAACGATTATGCGTACTTCACGGAGCACCGTTTCCCGGGGAATAAAGGTGACGATCAGAAAAGCGCTCGATGACGTTTTTGAGCTCTTTATTGTCCCCCGCAGAGAAGATGTTCTCGCACTGACCGATGATCAATTTACACTCGAAGATGGGGAAAAAACAACCATCATGGAGGTGAATGATATTCTGGGAGCGGATGAAGCCGGCGAACTGGTTGGAAAGAAACTCGATGATTCGTTCGGGAATCGTCTCAGCCAGACGAATCTCCGTATTATACAGACAGTCGCAAACCGTCTGGTAAGACCGAATGTATGGTATAACAGGGATCGATCCATGGAGAAACGGCGCGAGGCCCGCATGGCGGTCACGGAATTCATCGTTTCCTATAAGAAAAATGAGCGGATTATCGATGCTAATGTACAGGTTACCGCCCAGCACCTCGCAGCGCTCGAAACGCTGAAAAAAGAGCTGTCCCGGCGCTCGTTCATGGAAAATCCCCGCGAGCACTATCTGATCGCTCTGGGGAAGATTATCATCGCTCTCGGCATCATCGGTATTTTTGTCGGATATCTGTTTCTGTATCGCCGGAAAATCTTTTTTTCGTTTCCACGGCTGCTGCTGCTGACATTGATTACGGTCATCCCGCTTTCCGCTGCATTCTATTCCGCTTGGAGCGGCATCCTGTCGGGTTTTTTGATACCCGTCGCTATCGCTTCCATACTGACAACAATATTGTATGATTCCGAACTCGGTATCATGGTCTCGATTGTGGTCGCGTTCATTGCGGCATCGATGCTGCCGGGCTCGGGTTTCCGCATAGGGGTGATTTATTTTCTTGCCGGCGGCGTCGGTGCGGTGACTGTCGGAAGAGTGCGGCACAGGAAGGAGTTTTACCGCTCCATGTTTTTTCTTCCGCTCACCATGGCGATTTCCATTGCATCCACAAACGACTGGCTGACCCACACATCATGGAATGATGTGGGTTATGACATGTTCATCGGGGCGATCAACGGCTTTTTCTGCCCCATTATCGCCATCGGCATCCTGCCGCTCCTCGAAAGTGTTTTCAAGGTGACTACCGATATAACGCTCCTCGAGCTTTCCGATCTCAACAATCCGCTGCTCAAGGAGCTTGCGGTTAAAGCGCCCGGGACATTCTCTTCGGTTCTCGTGGTGGGTACGCTTGCGGAGGCCGCGGCGGAAAAGATCGGCGCGAATCCGCTGCTTGCACGGGTCGGCTCGTATTACCATGATATCGGTAAAATGATCATACCCGAATATTTCATCGAAAACCAGATGGGCGGCGAAAATCCCCATGACCGTCTTTCGCCCAATATGAGCGCTCTCGTCATCGTTTCACATGTCAAAGAGGGCGCTGAGCTCGGAGAAAAGCACGGGCTTCCCGAGGACATTCTCGATATAATCCGCCAGCACCACGGGACAAGTCTCATGGCATCGATTTATCAGAAAGCGGTCGAGGATGCAGGCAACGACAAGGTTGACGAGTCCGCATTCAGGTATCCGGGGCCGAAGCCGCAAACCCGTGAAGCCGCAATTGTCATGCTCGCGGACCTTGTTGAGGCAGCCAGCAGGTCTGTCCGGGAACGGTCTCCGGGCCGCCTGAAAACGCTTATCAATACCATTATCCAGAAACGATTCATCGAGGGAGAGCTCGATGAATGCGAGCTTACCCTCAAGGACCTCCACGATATCGAGGGTAGTTTCCTCCCGATACTCGTTGGCTCCCACCATGGACGTATCGAATATCCGTGGCAGATCAATGAAAAGAAAAATACCGGGAACGGAGAGAAAACGACCTCCGCCGGTATGGATTTAAAAGAGGCGGGCCGGAATTGATCACCGTCGATGTGCTTGAAAGTGAAGAAATCGGGGGCGTTCTGCCCCTGGGCA
This window contains:
- a CDS encoding PhoH family protein, whose translation is MNDLSTESVELVYPSSSNYLDLFGCGDFNIKALEDRYGVQVVCRDGAVKISGDKVAAKKAAKIISEMDALIATGTRFDEHTLSSALDYLESGGPAGPVGLETVILNAKGRQIRPRSLGQCLYLNAMMENDIVFSIGPAGTGKTYLAVAMAVSALKSRSVGKIILCRPAVEAGESLGFLPGDLRDKVEPYFRPLYDALIDTLGPEKLQKLQDQDVVEVAPLAYMRGRTLANAYIILDEAQNTTKRQMKMLLTRLGVNSRMVITGDVTQIDLPQNDHSGLLAVESILSGIEGVAFIRLTSRDVVRHRLVQNIINAYSDHESKQIQKNNDGKRDNLP
- a CDS encoding HDIG domain-containing protein — its product is MKKFFSRFKSQKITIGLGTEITQDYRSLIARILLGLFVIAAFSALYLSLVSKSAGWIVYSLPNLKEGDISPRREIAPFDFVVPKPQKELEQEQLNAEYSTLPVFTFDRTVPQTVNEEIDSLFKAVEERVQRHTDSFVGNESQKMFGRIEYSYIDSLATIMRTSRSTVSRGIKVTIRKALDDVFELFIVPRREDVLALTDDQFTLEDGEKTTIMEVNDILGADEAGELVGKKLDDSFGNRLSQTNLRIIQTVANRLVRPNVWYNRDRSMEKRREARMAVTEFIVSYKKNERIIDANVQVTAQHLAALETLKKELSRRSFMENPREHYLIALGKIIIALGIIGIFVGYLFLYRRKIFFSFPRLLLLTLITVIPLSAAFYSAWSGILSGFLIPVAIASILTTILYDSELGIMVSIVVAFIAASMLPGSGFRIGVIYFLAGGVGAVTVGRVRHRKEFYRSMFFLPLTMAISIASTNDWLTHTSWNDVGYDMFIGAINGFFCPIIAIGILPLLESVFKVTTDITLLELSDLNNPLLKELAVKAPGTFSSVLVVGTLAEAAAEKIGANPLLARVGSYYHDIGKMIIPEYFIENQMGGENPHDRLSPNMSALVIVSHVKEGAELGEKHGLPEDILDIIRQHHGTSLMASIYQKAVEDAGNDKVDESAFRYPGPKPQTREAAIVMLADLVEAASRSVRERSPGRLKTLINTIIQKRFIEGELDECELTLKDLHDIEGSFLPILVGSHHGRIEYPWQINEKKNTGNGEKTTSAGMDLKEAGRN